From the Triticum urartu cultivar G1812 chromosome 4, Tu2.1, whole genome shotgun sequence genome, the window CAGATCCTACATCAGACAATCATACAGTTCGGGAGTAAGTTGGTCAAGAAAGACCGATGATAAACCTTGAATCCTTATCTGAAGTTCTGAACCTTAACTAAATCTAGGGGAGTATCAGAGAACTCAGCAAAAACATTGCACTGGTTGTACAATGCCCCCCACAATGGTTTTAAAGGTTTCCTTTTACTGCAAAACTTCGTACTCTGTTGATTTCCAGAATTGTATGAGGTTTCATTTTCTGGTGACACTTTGTACTGTGAATTCCCAGTGTTGGACATTGTATTTTTTTAAGGCAGTGTTAAAGTATAGTTAACTGTGTAGGCATTGGAACCGGAAAATTTCCTGTTAATCTACCGACACAAGTCATTCAGAAATAGATATTTTCTTATGGCTTGTTAGAATCACAAATCCAAAAGAACTTTACCACATTATCTTCAGAATATGTGCTGGGTGGGTTTACCTCTGTCAGGACCGATAAGTGCAACTGTCTCTGCATTTTGAAGGAAAATGCTATATGTACCATTTCCAGAGTTCTCCTGTAGCAAGTCCAGTAACGTCATGAAACTGAGAATGGATGTGCAGATACCATCAAAAGGAAGAACGTTTTTTATGTACCTTTGCTTCTACAAGGATGAGAGGCCTTGATTCAATCTTCACGCGGCCAACAATTGAAGTTCGCCACAACCCATTTTGATCAACAACGATTACTTCCCTACCTGATTGCAGCTCTGAGAGGTAGCTAGTCTTGTCCCCAGGGACTGTAACATATGCATGCACAGGCCCCTAAAAATGGAAAGGACATACGTAGTGAAGCCTGCTGTAATGCAATATCTGAGATAGCTTACTGCACTCTAAATGATTGATATCTTACTGCATTGACCCTGAAAGGTCTGCTAGCAATGTAGTTTGTCTCCAAGCACTCCGAGTGAACAAGGAACATTCCTCTTGCATAGGAACCGACCTGAAAAAAAATGGCATCCATCGTCACATCCATGTGTATGCTTTTAACCAATCGtgtgtagtaggagtaggatatTAGTAGTGTTGTTTTCTTTATATGTTCCTCGACAGTGAAAAGGTGAGAAATTACACAAACCAGAAGGCCTTCACCGGGTCGCATGATACTACAGAGGTCCACACAAACACGATCGCCCATACCAACAACTTCAACCTTTGATACAGTAGCCTTTGTCAACTGTAACTGGCTCTTTGCCTCGTTCCTTCTGTCAAAATAATCCTGAGTGATTAAAGGAGGAAAGAAATAACAACGGGTAAATCATACGATCAGATAGACGATAATCAGTGACCATAGCAAAATACTGCCTTTTGTATACTAAAATCTAGATATGTGCACATAGCGAGCAATATATCTAATTTTAAATGGGATCATTATTTGCCCAGACAGGGATTTACTTGttacagttttgctaaagcacatctagatgtgccataagtattgcacatctaagtcatatgtcattgatcttacatTAAGATTCGTGTGAATactttctttctcttttttctttttcttttatgcttgattcactcacttagatgtgcaataactagagcacatctagatgtgccctagacacaccAAAGAAGTTCGAACAGAATTGTGATGAAATACCTTGAGTTTAATAATATCATCCATGTCCTCTACTTTAAGTACAACTCCATCAAGCCCTTGCTCCAAGGCCTGCAAAATGGGCATCATAAATTATGAAACAATCTCATCCAGTATAGTCACTGACAATATATAACATCATTATATGCAAGATATGCTGTTGTATGTCCAAATCTCTCCATAATTACCTCAAGAAAAACTTGAGCCTCAGTTGAGTTTGTCGAAACAGCCAATACAATTCCTGCACATCCTTGGAAGGCAGCAACTATATTTTCTGCTGGTATAACCTATGGAATTTGCAAAAGAGGACACCAGTTAGTGCTTCCTATGGGTGACGTGGGTTTGCAGAGTACTGTTTACAAGTTACCTGGCAGGCATGAAACAGCAAAAGAGGACACACAATTTCATAGACAATATCAGGTGTGTATTCACATATGCACACTCATCACAGATACAAGGGAGTTCTTGAAACACATAATAAGATGGTAAAGGATGACTAAAAATTTTAGAGCTTAGTATTGCAAGAGCTCAAGTATGATGGTTTATCTCACTGTGCCAGTTCAAACTAACATATATACCATGTAAGTCAGGACTTAAGAGAAAATTACAAATGGGTTAGAGATTCAAACATGATATGGTGATATTGAGGTGCTCGATTGTCTGACCTGCCAATCACCTCGGAAATGAATCACGGTGTTCTGTACTTCCACATTGTCTGGCTGTATGAGTTGCAGCCCACCTGGGGAAGAGATTTCAGAAATTGCAGCAACCTTTTGGTTCCCCTCATCGAAAATCTCCAGGCCGTCAATAAAGAGAGGATGGATGCGAGCAGTTGCTGCAGCACACACAGACACACTCAAATTTAATTGGCTTAAGAGAGGATGGATGCGAGCAGTTGCTGCAGCACACACAGACACACTCAAATTTAATTGGCTTAGCGGTTAGGGCCTTCAGGCATTGGGTATCAAAGACATTCGTCCATTTCAACTAAATGACATAGTATCCCTGCTTGGAACAGCCAAAAAATTGCTCTCACATGACCAGTCCTTGCCGACATCTTTGGATCCAAAGAGGAAAGTGTTCCAACCCCTCTCTACGGCAGCCGTCATCACCTGCCGGTTCTCTGTCCATACCCAGACGGTCTTCTTTGACCCCCCTGGCGCAGCCGGAGCAGAGCACATCTTGATACACTGCAGGCGCAAGCGGGCTGATGCTGAATCAAGAATCCCAAATCAGGTTCAAATATCGCAATAGAAATCCTAAATTCTTCATTTGATACAAGATCTTAAGAGTTTTTCCAACTGTGAGCGGTGGGTTCCGAGGAACGGCTAATACTAGTGAAATCGCAGTGGATTCTTAGGGTTCCTGAGTTCTTGGGTTATGAGTAGGTACCAATGTGGCAACGAATCTGAAAGCCTGACAGCGAGTGTGAAATAATTTGACCCCAATTATGTTGTGTACTAGTACAAGATTTATAAGGGAAACAGATTGGGGGAACTACGCATGGGCAAGAACCCTGTAGTACGAAAACTCGCAAGAGAAAGAGAGGCGGAAGATTCGTACCTGTTCTTTGGGGGGCGAGGTGGGAGATATGGAAGGAAGCTAGGGCTTTGGCGGAGCCCAAGATGGAGGAAGAGGAGCAGGAGACCGCCATCGAATTTCTTTGGTGGGCGTTTCGGGGTGGGACATTTGATCATTTTCCACGGGGGCAACTTTGGCATGGCAAAAATAGGGGCAAAAATAGAAAATGATTAACTAATTAAAAATGGTATATTATCAAATTTTCGCATGGCACCTGGAGAGGAGCCCATACCTCGAGCCTTTTGTTCCACGCTCACTCATTTGTACCCTCTTTCTCTAGGCGTGATGGCTAGCGATCTTTTGCCACGCTTTTTCGACTGAGGGGTTGAGCGGTGGTACTCACGGCAAACTGCCACTTGGTTCATCGCAGAGGATCAAATAGACAACGTTCAAGAGGAGGCTGTGTATGGACATGGCACAGAGCAACCCTCTGGGTCCTCCGTTGATTGGATGCTAATGACCTTGGCCTGCTGACGACCTCTAAGTACTTCCCTAAGAGACGTGGAGCCTCATCGGCATCGAGAAGGCAATTTTGCTCGTACCATTGGGTATCATTGGTTACAGAGTTTTGGTTTGCTAAACATGTCTTTGGCGGCATTCTGGTGACGGAGACGGGAACCGGCTTTGCTGGAGTCCGATGTGGCACTTTGGGGACGAAGGCGGAGTCTCCTGGGAGGAGGCCACTTGGTGTGAGTTTGATGACGAAGATGAAGACTCCATTTGCCGAAGTTGCTTGGTGGAGCTTTGGCGATAAATGTGAAGTATCCTCACCAGAGGTTGTTTGGCGACATCCCAATGTCCAAGACAGGGACTTAATTGATCGAGGTTTTCTTGGCGGCACCTCGGGATGAAGGCATCGTCTCCTTGATCGGCAGAGGCTTTAGGTGGTTTCCCGGTGAGAAAGAAGGAGACTCCTTTGACTGAGGTCCACTTTGTGTCCTTGTTTTTTTTTCATGATGACTATGGGGCTTTGACACGTCCATTTCGCATCAtattttcttactgttatttataatgtttttattcATTATAATGCTTTTTGGAATAATTCTAATGCATTTTtcctcataatttgcaaggaacacaccaagagggagaattccggcagctgaaAATCTGGACCTAGAAAAACTATGTCAGACCacccaaatgagctgaaacttcaccgagattttttatggattatttaagaaatattggagccaacaaacaccagaggggggcaccaggtgggcacaacccacctgggtgcgccatgCCCCCCaagcacgccctggtgggttgtggcctcctcggcccaccttcggtgcccatcttctggtatataagtggttttgacctagaaaaaaaaataagaggaggactttcgggacgaagcgccgccgcctcAAGGCGGAATTTGGGCAGGAgtacttttgccctccggcggacgATTCtgtcgggggaacttccctcccggagggggaaatcatcgtcatcatcaccgccaacaactctcccatcttggggagggcaatctccatcaacatcttcactagcaccatctcagctcaaaccctagttcatctcttatattcaatcttgttaccggaactatagattggtgctagggtgactagtagtgttgattacatcttgtagttgattactatatggtttatttggtggaagattatatattcagatccattatgcatattaatacccctctggtCATGAGCATGTTTATTGTTTGTGactagttacctttgttcttgaggtcacgggataaatcatgttgcaagtaatcatgtgaatttgatatgtattcgatattttgatggtatgtatgttgttattctcttagtggtgtcatgtgaacgtcgactacatgacacttcaccatatttgggcctaagggaatgcattatggagtagcaaatagatgatgggttgcgagagtgacagaaacttaaaccccagtttatgcgctattccataagggaccgattggatcctagagtttaatgctatggttagaatttattcttaatacttttctcgtagttgcggatgcttgcggggggggggggggggggggggggggggggggttaatcataagtaggagatttgttcaagtaagaacaacacctaagcaccggtccacccatatatcaaattatcaaagtagcgaacacaaatcgaaccaactgttggggaacgcagtatttcaaaaaatttacctacgatcatgcaagatctatctaggagatgcatatcaatgagaggggagagtgtgtctacgtaccctcatagaccgaaaacagaagcatttagtaacgcggttgatgtagtcgaacgtcttcgcgatccaaccaatccaagtaccgaatgtacggcacctccgcgatctgcacacgttcagctcggtgacgtccctcgaactcttgatccagttgaggccgagggagagttccgtcagcatgacggcgtggtgacagtgatgatgaagttaccaacgcaggacttcgcctaagcactacaacgatatgaccgaggtgtgtaactgtggaggggggcaccgcacacggctaaaagatcaacttgtgtgtctacggggtgccccctcccccatatataaaggaggggaggaggacgACCGGCCTCAAGGGGTGCGCCTAAAGGGGGGGATtactactcctagtaggagtaggtttccccctttcctagtccaagtaggagaagaaggaaggaaattgagagggagaaggaaagaggggggcgccgccccctcctagtccaattcggaccagcccatgggggaaGCGTTGCCTCCCCTTgtgtcccttctctcctttccactaaagcccaataaggcccaatacttcccccggtgaattctcgtaactccccggttcttcgaaaaatacccgactcactcggaacctttccgatgtccgaatatagccttccaatatatgaatctttacctctcgaccattttgagactcctcgtcatgtccgtgatctcatccaggaccccgaacaaacttcggtcatccaatcacataactcataatacaaatcgtcatcgaacgttaagcgtgcggaccctacgggttcgagaactatgtagacatgaccgagatacatctccggtcaataaccaatagcggaacctagatgctcatattggctcctacatattctacgaagatctttatcggtcaaaccgcatagcaacatacattgttccctttgtcatcggcatgttacttgcctgagatttgatcgtcggtatcatcatacctagttcaatcttgtcaccgacaagtctctttactcgttccataatgcatcatcccgtgactaactcattagtcacattgcttgcaaggctcatagtgatgtgcattaccaagagggcccagagatacccctccgatacacggagtgacaaatcctaatctcgatctatgccaactcaacaaacaccatcggagacacctgtagagcatctttataatcacccaattacgttgtgacatttgatagcacactgattgttcctccggtattcgggagttgcataatctcacagttataggaacatgtataagtcatgaagaaagcaatagcaataaactaaacgatcatagtgctaagctaacggatgggtcttgtccatcacatcattctctaatgatgtgatcccgttcatcaaatgacaacacatgtctatggtcagggaaacataaccatctttgattaacgagctagtcaagaagaggcatactagggacactttgtttgtctatgtattcacacatgtactcagtttccggttaatacgtttctagcatgagtaataaacatttatcatgatacaaggaaatataaataacatctttattattgcctctagggcatatttccttcagtcccccacttgcactagagtcaataatctagttcacatcgtcatgtgatttcacatcaatagttcacatctttatgtgattagttcacatcttcatgtgactaatacccaaagggtttactagagtcaataatctagttcacatcgctatgtgattaacacccaaagagtgatcatgttttgcttatgagagaagtttagtctacgagtctgcaacattcagatccgtatgtattttgcaaatttccgTGTCTACAAAACTATggacggagctactctagctaattgttcccactttcaatatgtatctagatcgagacttagagtcatctagatcagtgtcaaaagcttgcatcgacgtaactctttacgacgaactcttttatcacctccatgaccgagaaatatttccttagtcttctaaggataattttgaccgctgtccaatgatctacttgtatatcactattgtactcccttgccaaaatcatgctaaggtatacaataggactggtacacagcatagcatactttatagaacctatgactgaggcataggaaatgacttttcattctctttctattttttgtcgtggtcgggttttgagtctttactcaacttcacaccttgcaacacaggcaagaactctttctttgactgttccattttaaactacttcaaaatcttgtcaaggtatgtactcattgaaaaaactcttatcaagcgtcttgatctatctctatagatcttgatgctcaatgtgtaagtagcttcatcgaggtctttctttgaaaaactactttcaaacactcctttatgctttccagaaaattctacatcatttccaatcaacaatgtgtcactcacatatacttatcagaaaggctgtagtgctcccactcactttcttgtaaatacatgcttcaccgctGTTTTCGCAAGACAAATATTTAAATTTATCCGCGTTGGCATTTTAGGTGCAGGCGTGCCAGTATACGAGTGTatacaaataaaaataaaataaacacACAAAATGAAAACTTGTAAATCTTTATTGCTGAAGATATACAAATCTCATTTTACATGCTCTTGGTACAACATCTGACATACAAAAGACAATTGCATAATTCTTGACTCCTAGGGCCTCGAAGGGATCCCTAGTTAATTACATTCATAGCATATCTATGAAAGACCTCCGATTAAACTGCCTCAAACGGTCATCATCATTATCAAACTCATGGCTTCTGTCTCCAAGGCAAAAAGAACATGCAAGTGCTCCAAGACAAATAATAAACTCGCCATGCCAAAACTTATGGATTCATGCATCAACCAAACATGGGATGTAGATCAAGTCTCACGGATAAAATTAAATGGATAGTTCGGCCTCGTCGGTCACAAACATCATGTATCCCGCCTCGTCGGTCAGGAAGTGTATGTGAGTTCTGGCCTCGTCGGTCACGGAAGAAAGTGTACTGAGCGTGGACTTGAAGATGAACCCTCGTTTGTTTGAGAAACATGATTCTGCAAAATTTCGTCAATGGCGTCTTGTTTATTCCGGTGTAGATGGCCACATCTTTATTAATATTGGATTATCTCATGATGAGAAATCATCCTTTGTATGTCACGTGATCTCCTTGACTCTGTGCTCTAAATGTACACATACTGAACCATGCATGATGTTGGCTTTTGTGCAGCTATATTTCTTTCCCTTGTAACTCCACACCTATATACAGTTTTGTCTGTCAACATGAATCCATAGCCTTCACTGATGGATAAacccaaaatgcatgaaaatcaCTTGGCCATGAAATGTCTCCGGCGACGATTGAAGCGTCAGGTAGAGCTGCGAGACGTTATAAcgttcctttttctttttccatATCAAACCGTAACACATCCGTGGCGACGATTTGATCGCCATGTAGAGCCACGGGATGCAATGCCGCTTTTTTCCTCATGTCAGACCGTGAAACACCTATGGCGGCGATTAGATCGCCATGTAGAGCCACTAGATGCCACCAAACTCTTTTGTAGATCGGGCCATGGAACGTCCACGGCGACGATTAGATCGCTATGTAGAGCCGCGAGACACCGTTGAATTTTTTTTATAGATCAAACAATGGAACGTCCGCGGCGACGATTAGATCGCCATGTAGAGCCGCGAGACGCCATAAAATTCTTTTTCTAGATCGAGCAATGAAACATCCGCGGCGACGATTAGATCGCCATGTAGAGCCGCGAGACGTCGCAAAAGAATGAACaaagagaagaaaagaaataaaggAAATAAGTGATCATATGCAACCTTCATATGATTTACTCACCATATGGCTGTGCCATCGACGCCGGTCACGGAGGGGAACGCCGGACAAAGAAATGGAGATGTGTGTATATGGAATGAAGGTGATATgaagtgtgtgtgtggggggggtaCGGTGAACGGCAGTGAAATGAGCGTGTAAATGGCGTGTGCGTTGCGAGTGAACTGAACCTCCTTCGCAGTCACTCGAGCAGCCTTTTTATAGCATCGTCTCCACCGGCTAGCTATGCGAATAGATAGGAAGATAAGCACAAGAGATTAGCGTCGTCGCCGCTGCCGTTAGTAACAATTAAACAAATCTTATCTCTAATCTCTCGGCGTTGTTGAACTAAAAAGCAACAAACTCCTTGGCCAATACTTATCTCTTCGTGGATTTAGTCAAGCCCAACGGATCGATTTTCTCTATCACTAGCGACCACGGACCTTGGTTTTGTACCAACATCAACACGTCCAACTAGCAGCAGGTCTGTATAAGATTTTACTACTTCAACACACCAAACGTTTGCCTGGATAGTTGTTGACCGGTTGAACCGTGCATGCACACACGATTTATTCCATTAGCAAACTGGTTGATCGGCCACTACTAAATCCTTTTGATCAACCAAATGCATGCGTTAACGTGACTAGGCCTGAAAATtcat encodes:
- the LOC125552781 gene encoding 3-dehydroquinate synthase homolog isoform X1; amino-acid sequence: MAVSCSSSSILGSAKALASFHISHLAPQRTASARLRLQCIKMCSAPAAPGGSKKTVWVWTENRQVMTAAVERGWNTFLFGSKDVGKDWSSTARIHPLFIDGLEIFDEGNQKVAAISEISSPGGLQLIQPDNVEVQNTVIHFRGDWQVIPAENIVAAFQGCAGIVLAVSTNSTEAQVFLEALEQGLDGVVLKVEDMDDIIKLKDYFDRRNEAKSQLQLTKATVSKVEVVGMGDRVCVDLCSIMRPGEGLLVCVGSYARGMFLVHSECLETNYIASRPFRVNAGPVHAYVTVPGDKTSYLSELQSGREVIVVDQNGLWRTSIVGRVKIESRPLILVEAKENSGNGTYSIFLQNAETVALIGPDRGSGGRTAIPVTSLKVGDEVLVRKQGGARHTGIEIQEFIVEK
- the LOC125552781 gene encoding 3-dehydroquinate synthase homolog isoform X4, translated to MAVSCSSSSILGSAKALASFHISHLAPQRTARLRLQCIKMCSAPAAPGGSKKTVWVWTENRQVMTAAVERGWNTFLFGSKDVGKDWSSTARIHPLFIDGLEIFDEGNQKVAAISEISSPGGLQLIQPDNVEVQNTVIHFRGDWQVIPAENIVAAFQGCAGIVLAVSTNSTEAQVFLEALEQGLDGVVLKVEDMDDIIKLKDYFDRRNEAKSQLQLTKATVSKVEVVGMGDRVCVDLCSIMRPGEGLLVGSYARGMFLVHSECLETNYIASRPFRVNAGPVHAYVTVPGDKTSYLSELQSGREVIVVDQNGLWRTSIVGRVKIESRPLILVEAKENSGNGTYSIFLQNAETVALIGPDRGSGGRTAIPVTSLKVGDEVLVRKQGGARHTGIEIQEFIVEK
- the LOC125552781 gene encoding 3-dehydroquinate synthase homolog isoform X3, encoding MAVSCSSSSILGSAKALASFHISHLAPQRTARLRLQCIKMCSAPAAPGGSKKTVWVWTENRQVMTAAVERGWNTFLFGSKDVGKDWSSTARIHPLFIDGLEIFDEGNQKVAAISEISSPGGLQLIQPDNVEVQNTVIHFRGDWQVIPAENIVAAFQGCAGIVLAVSTNSTEAQVFLEALEQGLDGVVLKVEDMDDIIKLKDYFDRRNEAKSQLQLTKATVSKVEVVGMGDRVCVDLCSIMRPGEGLLVCVGSYARGMFLVHSECLETNYIASRPFRVNAGPVHAYVTVPGDKTSYLSELQSGREVIVVDQNGLWRTSIVGRVKIESRPLILVEAKENSGNGTYSIFLQNAETVALIGPDRGSGGRTAIPVTSLKVGDEVLVRKQGGARHTGIEIQEFIVEK
- the LOC125552781 gene encoding 3-dehydroquinate synthase homolog isoform X6, translated to MAVSCSSSSILGSAKALASFHISHLAPQRTATARIHPLFIDGLEIFDEGNQKVAAISEISSPGGLQLIQPDNVEVQNTVIHFRGDWQVIPAENIVAAFQGCAGIVLAVSTNSTEAQVFLEALEQGLDGVVLKVEDMDDIIKLKDYFDRRNEAKSQLQLTKATVSKVEVVGMGDRVCVDLCSIMRPGEGLLVCVGSYARGMFLVHSECLETNYIASRPFRVNAGPVHAYVTVPGDKTSYLSELQSGREVIVVDQNGLWRTSIVGRVKIESRPLILVEAKENSGNGTYSIFLQNAETVALIGPDRGSGGRTAIPVTSLKVGDEVLVRKQGGARHTGIEIQEFIVEK
- the LOC125552781 gene encoding 3-dehydroquinate synthase homolog isoform X5 encodes the protein MCSAPAAPGGSKKTVWVWTENRQVMTAAVERGWNTFLFGSKDVGKDWSSTARIHPLFIDGLEIFDEGNQKVAAISEISSPGGLQLIQPDNVEVQNTVIHFRGDWQVIPAENIVAAFQGCAGIVLAVSTNSTEAQVFLEALEQGLDGVVLKVEDMDDIIKLKDYFDRRNEAKSQLQLTKATVSKVEVVGMGDRVCVDLCSIMRPGEGLLVCVGSYARGMFLVHSECLETNYIASRPFRVNAGPVHAYVTVPGDKTSYLSELQSGREVIVVDQNGLWRTSIVGRVKIESRPLILVEAKENSGNGTYSIFLQNAETVALIGPDRGSGGRTAIPVTSLKVGDEVLVRKQGGARHTGIEIQEFIVEK
- the LOC125552781 gene encoding 3-dehydroquinate synthase homolog isoform X2: MAVSCSSSSILGSAKALASFHISHLAPQRTASARLRLQCIKMCSAPAAPGGSKKTVWVWTENRQVMTAAVERGWNTFLFGSKDVGKDWSSTARIHPLFIDGLEIFDEGNQKVAAISEISSPGGLQLIQPDNVEVQNTVIHFRGDWQVIPAENIVAAFQGCAGIVLAVSTNSTEAQVFLEALEQGLDGVVLKVEDMDDIIKLKDYFDRRNEAKSQLQLTKATVSKVEVVGMGDRVCVDLCSIMRPGEGLLVGSYARGMFLVHSECLETNYIASRPFRVNAGPVHAYVTVPGDKTSYLSELQSGREVIVVDQNGLWRTSIVGRVKIESRPLILVEAKENSGNGTYSIFLQNAETVALIGPDRGSGGRTAIPVTSLKVGDEVLVRKQGGARHTGIEIQEFIVEK